The following proteins are co-located in the Microbacterium immunditiarum genome:
- a CDS encoding dihydrofolate reductase family protein: MRTVTFSMTMSLDGFIVDPDGGIDWSAPDDEIFRSHIEEIRSVDVHFLGRKLYETMLYWEDPDAAQSFSEDEREWASLWNPLPKVVFSHTLTEVRGSARLATGSIADEIQRLRAEPGDGEIAIGGATLAAAAADADLIDEYRVRIYPVLLGGGIPFFSRNEKKVDLELLETRVFGNGVVYLRHRVVR, from the coding sequence ATGCGCACGGTGACGTTCTCGATGACGATGTCGCTCGACGGCTTCATCGTCGATCCCGACGGCGGCATCGACTGGTCGGCGCCCGACGACGAGATCTTCCGCTCCCATATCGAAGAGATCCGCAGCGTCGACGTGCACTTCCTGGGGCGCAAGCTCTACGAGACGATGCTCTATTGGGAGGACCCCGACGCGGCGCAGTCCTTCAGCGAGGACGAGCGGGAGTGGGCGTCGCTGTGGAACCCGCTGCCGAAAGTCGTGTTCTCCCACACCCTCACCGAGGTGCGGGGCAGTGCGCGGCTCGCGACGGGCAGCATCGCCGACGAGATCCAGCGCCTGCGCGCCGAGCCGGGCGACGGCGAGATCGCGATCGGCGGCGCGACGCTCGCCGCCGCGGCGGCCGACGCCGACCTCATCGACGAGTACCGCGTGCGCATCTACCCCGTGCTGCTCGGCGGCGGCATCCCCTTCTTCTCGCGCAACGAGAAGAAGGTCGACCTCGAACTGCTCGAGACGCGCGTCTTCGGCAACGGCGTCGTCTACCTGCGCCATCGCGTGGTCCGCTGA
- a CDS encoding alpha/beta fold hydrolase: MTQYTLELPEVDLVYDVHGPLPTADDRPPLVMIGQPMDASGFDAQVKLFHDRTVVTYDPRGLGRSKRKDGGVTNEPEVQAEDVHAIIEALGVGPVQMFASSGGAVTALALVTAHPDDVSTLVAHEPPIDCVLPDADAVQRAREAYTRVYEEKGWGAGMAAFIAMTSWEGEVTDEHLAQSVPDPAAFGLPAEDDGSRDDPLLSDRSWAVTHYRPDVEALKAVPTRIVVAVGEESMKVYTGRTALALAEQLDQEATVFPSHHGGFMGGEFGYAGQPEAFAARLREVLDTA, from the coding sequence ATGACGCAGTACACCCTCGAGTTGCCGGAGGTCGATCTCGTCTACGACGTCCACGGGCCGCTGCCGACGGCCGACGACAGGCCGCCGCTGGTCATGATCGGGCAGCCGATGGACGCGAGCGGCTTCGACGCCCAGGTGAAGCTGTTCCACGATCGCACCGTCGTCACCTACGACCCTCGGGGCCTCGGCCGGAGCAAGCGGAAAGACGGCGGGGTCACGAACGAGCCGGAAGTCCAGGCCGAGGACGTCCACGCGATCATCGAGGCGCTCGGCGTCGGTCCGGTGCAGATGTTCGCCAGCAGCGGTGGCGCGGTGACCGCGCTGGCGTTGGTGACGGCGCATCCGGATGACGTCTCGACACTGGTCGCGCACGAACCGCCTATCGACTGTGTCCTGCCGGATGCCGACGCTGTCCAGCGCGCTCGAGAGGCCTACACCCGGGTTTACGAGGAGAAGGGCTGGGGTGCGGGGATGGCCGCGTTCATCGCGATGACGTCGTGGGAGGGCGAGGTCACCGACGAGCATCTGGCGCAGTCGGTGCCCGACCCGGCCGCATTCGGGCTGCCGGCCGAGGACGACGGCTCGCGCGACGATCCGCTGCTGTCCGACCGCTCGTGGGCGGTGACACACTATCGGCCGGATGTGGAGGCGCTGAAAGCGGTGCCGACGCGGATCGTGGTCGCAGTCGGCGAGGAGTCGATGAAGGTGTACACCGGCCGAACCGCGCTCGCGTTGGCCGAGCAGCTCGACCAGGAGGCGACGGTGTTCCCGAGCCATCACGGCGGCTTCATGGGCGGCGAGTTCGGGTACGCCGGGCAACCCGAGGCCTTCGCCGCCAGGCTTCGCGAGGTGCTCGACACGGCGTGA
- a CDS encoding putative immunity protein, whose protein sequence is MKPSSDIVIENVTVRIRDASSLGYRAEATPGVRLGGAGGAMCESAHVPSDLSPQSLSEEDRRLVAAWAADCAERVLPLFEAEAPDDDRARDAIARARAFSRGELSAAEQIRRRFVAGRAAHSATSPAGAAAARAAAQAAGVAHMGAHALGAAAYAAKAVALTAEDGQDAHAASAELEWQLERMSAEAASALGRLPPVGEDSSGPLGSGLLASGDLGAHIRRVQGALRSPR, encoded by the coding sequence ATGAAGCCGTCGAGCGACATCGTCATCGAGAACGTCACCGTGCGCATCAGGGATGCCTCCTCGCTGGGGTACCGTGCCGAGGCTACTCCCGGCGTGCGACTCGGCGGCGCCGGCGGCGCGATGTGCGAGAGTGCTCACGTGCCATCGGACCTGTCGCCTCAATCGCTCAGCGAGGAGGATCGCCGTCTCGTCGCCGCGTGGGCAGCGGACTGCGCCGAGCGCGTGCTGCCGCTGTTCGAGGCGGAGGCGCCCGACGACGACCGTGCTCGCGACGCGATCGCGCGAGCACGGGCCTTCTCACGTGGCGAGCTCAGCGCGGCCGAACAGATCCGCCGCAGGTTCGTCGCCGGTCGGGCCGCCCATTCCGCGACGTCTCCGGCGGGGGCGGCAGCCGCTCGCGCCGCCGCTCAGGCGGCGGGAGTGGCGCACATGGGCGCGCACGCTCTCGGCGCGGCCGCCTACGCCGCGAAGGCGGTCGCCCTGACGGCAGAGGATGGACAGGACGCACACGCCGCGAGCGCCGAGCTCGAATGGCAGCTCGAGCGGATGAGTGCGGAAGCGGCATCCGCTCTTGGACGATTGCCGCCAGTCGGTGAGGACTCCTCCGGCCCACTCGGCTCGGGGCTTCTCGCGTCGGGCGACCTCGGGGCGCACATCCGGCGGGTCCAGGGCGCCCTCCGCTCGCCACGCTAG
- the glsA gene encoding glutaminase A, producing MRERDLDVHDVLQVAETGNLPAGGRIDELLAAAHARALGHHEGAVADYIPILAGVDPELFGVSVVGVDGVAHDIGDSGVRFSIQSISKAFVYALLCEALGHEEVFDIVGVNNTGSAFNSIVAIELNEGHPGNPMVNAGAIATTALMPGDTAEEKWAGIASGLSRFAGRRLEVDEEVYRSESETNHRNRAIAQLLGSYGRIRFDPSAVVDVYTRQCALLVDAHDLAVMAATLADGGVNPETRERVVSAEVCRDTLAVLASSGLYERSGEWLFEIGLPGKSGVAGGLVTVAPGKVGIGAFAPRLDEAGNSVRGQIATAYLSRALGLNIFASAARPAPPQPETTAASAHPTGARA from the coding sequence ATGCGTGAGCGCGACCTCGACGTGCACGACGTACTGCAGGTTGCCGAGACGGGCAACCTGCCGGCGGGAGGACGCATCGACGAGCTGCTCGCCGCGGCGCACGCGCGAGCGCTCGGTCACCACGAGGGCGCCGTCGCCGACTACATCCCGATCCTCGCGGGCGTCGATCCCGAGCTCTTCGGTGTGAGCGTCGTCGGCGTCGACGGGGTCGCGCACGACATCGGCGACTCGGGGGTGCGCTTCTCGATCCAATCAATCTCGAAGGCGTTCGTCTACGCGCTGCTGTGCGAAGCGCTCGGACACGAAGAGGTCTTCGACATCGTCGGCGTGAACAACACCGGGTCCGCCTTCAACTCCATCGTCGCGATCGAGCTCAACGAGGGGCATCCGGGCAACCCGATGGTGAACGCGGGCGCGATCGCGACGACCGCTCTCATGCCGGGCGACACCGCAGAGGAGAAGTGGGCCGGCATCGCGTCGGGACTGTCGCGGTTCGCCGGGCGCCGGCTCGAGGTCGACGAAGAGGTGTACCGCTCCGAGTCAGAGACCAACCACCGCAATCGCGCGATCGCGCAGCTGCTCGGGAGCTACGGGCGCATCCGGTTCGATCCGTCCGCGGTCGTCGACGTGTACACGCGGCAGTGCGCGCTGCTCGTCGACGCCCACGACCTCGCGGTCATGGCGGCGACGCTCGCCGACGGCGGCGTCAACCCGGAGACCCGTGAGCGCGTCGTGTCGGCCGAGGTATGCCGCGACACGCTCGCGGTGCTCGCTTCGAGCGGACTGTACGAGCGCTCCGGCGAGTGGCTGTTCGAGATCGGGCTGCCCGGCAAGTCCGGCGTCGCGGGCGGGCTGGTCACCGTCGCGCCGGGCAAGGTCGGGATCGGCGCCTTCGCACCGCGGCTCGACGAAGCCGGCAACAGTGTGCGCGGGCAGATCGCGACGGCGTACCTGTCGCGCGCGCTCGGGCTCAACATCTTCGCGTCGGCCGCCCGCCCGGCCCCGCCGCAGCCCGAGACGACAGCCGCCTCGGCGCATCCGACAGGAGCACGCGCGTGA
- a CDS encoding MFS transporter, translated as MTADPASTETARRSWMPMAGLFLAQMLMSYNVAALPVSLGGIVETLGVPPTVVSTAIVTYGIFVAALVMVGAKIGQRVGWVIMFRTVVAVFGASAVMMILAPSAIWIIVAQALAGASAAIIVPSLVALIAENYRGRQQETAIGSLGSARALAGVTAFLLGGTLATLVGWRPVFIVVLVFAVAAFALSFTLLDVPGNRDVTIDYVGAVLIGLGIVSLTVGVNNLNTWGLFAARLDAPFDILGLSPAPVLMVVGIVLVPLFFFWTRRSAAKGRVQLVSLSIFGSTQERAAIYAMFIVVALEAALNFSIPLYIQIVQGRTPFDTSLAMLPFNLTVFFTAIIVVRFYRRFTPRAIGMFSFGLTTVALVWLALVVTNNWETLPTILGLFVFGVGQGALVTLVFNVLVTASPKELAGDVGSVRGTTQNLASAVGTAVAGALLVGLLSVNVFSAVAAHPELPDELVSQVDLDRTNFVSNDRLREILEETDASPSQVEAAVEANESARLGALKVGLLILAGVSAIAIVPASRLPGFKPGDIPESVATGEAALAEASDVTDLDGR; from the coding sequence GTGACCGCAGACCCGGCCTCGACCGAGACCGCCCGCCGCTCATGGATGCCGATGGCAGGGCTCTTCCTCGCGCAGATGCTCATGTCGTACAACGTGGCCGCGCTGCCGGTGTCGCTCGGCGGGATCGTCGAGACGCTCGGCGTGCCTCCGACGGTCGTGAGCACCGCCATCGTCACGTACGGCATCTTCGTCGCCGCGCTGGTCATGGTCGGGGCCAAGATCGGCCAGCGCGTCGGCTGGGTGATCATGTTCCGCACCGTGGTCGCCGTGTTCGGGGCATCCGCGGTGATGATGATCCTCGCGCCGTCCGCGATCTGGATCATCGTCGCGCAGGCGCTGGCCGGGGCATCCGCCGCCATCATCGTGCCGTCGCTCGTCGCGCTCATCGCCGAGAACTATCGCGGGCGCCAGCAGGAGACCGCGATCGGGTCGCTCGGATCCGCACGCGCCCTCGCCGGAGTGACGGCGTTCCTGCTCGGCGGAACTCTCGCGACGCTTGTCGGATGGCGCCCCGTCTTCATCGTGGTGCTCGTGTTCGCGGTCGCGGCCTTCGCGCTGAGCTTCACGCTGCTCGACGTGCCGGGAAACCGCGACGTCACGATCGACTACGTCGGCGCCGTGCTCATCGGCCTCGGCATCGTGTCGCTCACGGTCGGCGTCAACAACCTCAACACGTGGGGTCTGTTCGCCGCCCGCCTCGACGCCCCGTTCGACATCCTCGGGCTCTCACCCGCGCCCGTGCTGATGGTGGTCGGGATCGTGCTGGTCCCGCTGTTCTTCTTCTGGACCCGGCGGTCCGCCGCGAAGGGCCGCGTGCAGCTGGTGAGTCTCTCGATCTTCGGATCGACGCAGGAGCGCGCCGCGATCTACGCGATGTTCATCGTGGTGGCGCTGGAGGCGGCGCTGAACTTCTCGATCCCGCTCTACATCCAGATCGTGCAGGGCAGGACGCCGTTCGACACGTCGCTGGCGATGCTGCCGTTCAACCTGACGGTCTTCTTCACAGCCATCATCGTCGTGCGGTTCTACCGGCGCTTCACCCCGCGCGCGATCGGCATGTTCTCGTTCGGGCTGACCACGGTCGCGCTCGTGTGGCTCGCGCTCGTCGTGACGAACAACTGGGAGACACTGCCCACGATCCTCGGGCTCTTCGTCTTCGGCGTCGGTCAGGGCGCGCTCGTGACGCTCGTGTTCAACGTGCTCGTCACCGCGTCGCCGAAGGAGCTCGCCGGCGACGTCGGCTCGGTGCGCGGCACGACGCAGAACCTCGCGTCGGCGGTCGGCACCGCGGTTGCCGGCGCCCTGCTCGTCGGGCTTCTGAGCGTCAACGTCTTCTCGGCCGTCGCCGCGCACCCCGAGCTCCCGGACGAGCTCGTCTCACAGGTCGACCTCGACCGCACGAACTTCGTGAGCAACGACCGCCTGCGCGAGATCCTCGAAGAGACGGATGCGTCACCGAGCCAGGTGGAGGCGGCCGTCGAGGCGAACGAGTCCGCGCGCCTCGGGGCGCTCAAGGTCGGTCTGCTCATCCTCGCCGGCGTCAGCGCGATCGCGATCGTGCCCGCGAGCCGCCTGCCGGGGTTCAAGCCCGGAGACATCCCCGAATCGGTCGCGACCGGCGAGGCGGCGCTCGCCGAGGCATCCGACGTCACTGATCTCGACGGCCGCTGA
- a CDS encoding transglycosylase domain-containing protein, with amino-acid sequence MKPIKEVSPQVGLPPYRRTIAGVLGGLAGLAVLSVIAGLLVVAPLAPAIAIAGHAANSAATLFDGLPSYLEIDRLMLPTTIYARDPDTGKDVELTKFYDQNRVPVEFNQVAPVVYDAILASEDPRFYQHGGVDIIGTTRAFIRNAQGSQIQGGSSISQQYVKNVLVQRCERDAKSEPVLDENGEPVKNEDGTDKVIPREEVLLNCWLDATEASGIDGYHRKLQEIRYAIQVEREYSKTDILLGYLNIANFGGRTYGIEAAARYYFSTSAAKLTLGQAAALAGIVQNPNTYRIDRPEGSIFGEDGTRFNKAADGSIEDVGRGTLAGLDSLLAGGVINQEQYLAAGDPYSATKGRQLYVLDRMREEGRITYDQYVAAALEPITPAIQPPRTGCVSSSAPFFCQYVVNTIRYDPDYAAAFGETAEDRQQSLTRDGLSIYTTIDLRLQGASQDAMWRYAPVTLPGMNFGAASVSIEVSTGRILAISQNNRFTEDRDVAASDPAFTSLVYAGDAVHGASDGFPTGSTFKLFTLVDWLEKGKSLFQSVNGNVRAIRRLQDRCDGTWVNLENHVVRNFGGVRGYTGTPMQFTAQSLNSGYLGMAEQLDLCDIETVAARMGVTRGTGDPIDLKGAAAIIGTENIAPVALAAAYATVANNGVYCIPRSIERVVDADGQNIPVPGNRCSQAISPEVAAATAFALQGVVRPGGTGSGGNPNDGTPMIGKTGTHEQIQTWLVESSTRVTTGVWVGNAVGFGDVFRAWHNGRQLSTIRLPLARDIQAVANQLYPGGGFPAPPAEYLRRPAPPPPADDDGPGGPGGPPPEDEDNSGPGRGRGGGGDDD; translated from the coding sequence GTGAAGCCGATCAAAGAGGTTTCTCCGCAGGTGGGGCTTCCGCCCTACAGGCGCACGATCGCCGGGGTGCTCGGCGGTCTCGCCGGGCTCGCGGTTCTGAGTGTCATCGCGGGGTTGCTGGTCGTCGCTCCCCTCGCACCCGCGATCGCCATCGCCGGACATGCCGCGAACTCGGCGGCGACGCTCTTCGACGGCCTGCCGAGCTACCTCGAGATCGATCGGCTGATGCTGCCGACGACGATCTACGCCCGCGATCCCGACACCGGCAAGGACGTCGAGCTGACGAAGTTCTACGACCAGAACCGCGTTCCGGTCGAGTTCAACCAGGTCGCGCCCGTGGTGTACGACGCCATCCTGGCGTCGGAGGATCCGCGTTTCTACCAGCACGGCGGGGTCGACATCATCGGCACGACGCGGGCGTTCATCCGCAACGCGCAAGGCAGCCAGATCCAGGGCGGCTCCTCGATCAGCCAGCAGTACGTCAAGAACGTGCTCGTCCAGCGCTGCGAGCGCGACGCGAAGTCCGAGCCCGTCCTCGATGAGAACGGTGAGCCCGTCAAGAACGAGGACGGGACCGACAAGGTCATCCCGCGCGAAGAAGTCCTGCTGAACTGCTGGCTCGACGCGACCGAGGCGAGCGGCATCGACGGATACCACCGCAAGCTCCAGGAGATCCGCTATGCGATCCAGGTCGAACGCGAGTATTCCAAGACCGACATCCTTCTCGGCTACCTGAACATCGCGAACTTCGGTGGACGGACGTACGGCATCGAGGCCGCCGCGCGCTACTACTTCAGCACGTCCGCGGCGAAGCTCACGCTCGGCCAGGCCGCGGCGCTGGCGGGCATCGTGCAGAACCCCAACACGTACCGCATCGACCGCCCCGAGGGGTCGATCTTCGGCGAGGACGGCACCCGCTTCAACAAGGCGGCGGACGGGTCGATCGAAGACGTCGGCCGCGGCACGCTCGCGGGCCTCGACTCGCTGCTGGCCGGGGGCGTGATCAACCAGGAGCAGTACCTCGCCGCAGGCGACCCCTACAGCGCGACCAAGGGGCGGCAGCTCTATGTGCTCGACCGGATGCGGGAAGAGGGGCGCATCACGTACGACCAGTACGTCGCCGCCGCGCTCGAGCCGATCACGCCCGCGATCCAGCCGCCGCGCACGGGATGCGTGTCATCGTCCGCGCCGTTCTTCTGCCAGTACGTCGTGAACACCATCCGCTACGACCCGGACTACGCGGCGGCATTCGGCGAGACGGCTGAGGATCGTCAGCAGTCGCTCACCCGCGACGGCCTGAGCATCTACACGACGATCGACCTGCGGCTGCAGGGCGCGTCGCAGGATGCGATGTGGCGGTACGCGCCCGTGACGCTCCCGGGCATGAACTTCGGTGCGGCATCCGTCAGCATCGAGGTGAGCACCGGACGGATCCTCGCGATCAGCCAGAACAACCGGTTCACCGAGGACCGCGACGTCGCCGCCTCCGACCCCGCGTTCACCTCCCTCGTCTATGCCGGGGACGCTGTCCACGGTGCGTCGGACGGGTTCCCCACCGGGTCGACGTTCAAGCTCTTCACCCTCGTCGACTGGCTCGAGAAGGGGAAGTCGCTGTTCCAGAGCGTGAACGGCAACGTGCGCGCGATCCGACGCCTGCAGGACCGCTGCGACGGCACGTGGGTCAACCTCGAGAACCACGTCGTCCGCAACTTCGGCGGCGTCCGCGGCTACACGGGGACTCCGATGCAGTTCACGGCGCAGTCGCTCAACAGCGGCTACCTCGGCATGGCGGAGCAGCTCGACCTGTGCGACATCGAGACCGTCGCGGCGCGCATGGGCGTGACCCGCGGCACGGGCGATCCCATCGACCTCAAGGGCGCGGCGGCGATCATCGGCACCGAGAACATCGCGCCCGTCGCGCTGGCCGCCGCCTATGCGACGGTCGCGAACAACGGCGTCTACTGCATCCCCCGCTCGATCGAGCGGGTGGTGGACGCCGACGGCCAGAACATCCCCGTCCCCGGCAACCGGTGCTCACAGGCCATCAGCCCGGAGGTCGCCGCCGCCACCGCCTTCGCGCTGCAGGGTGTGGTGCGCCCCGGCGGCACCGGATCCGGCGGCAACCCGAACGACGGCACGCCCATGATCGGCAAGACGGGCACGCACGAGCAGATCCAGACGTGGCTCGTCGAGTCGAGCACGCGCGTGACCACGGGGGTGTGGGTCGGAAACGCCGTCGGGTTCGGCGACGTCTTCCGCGCGTGGCACAACGGACGCCAGCTCTCCACGATCCGGCTGCCGCTCGCGCGCGACATCCAGGCCGTCGCGAACCAGCTCTACCCCGGCGGCGGCTTCCCGGCGCCTCCCGCCGAGTACCTGCGTCGCCCCGCCCCGCCGCCGCCCGCGGACGACGATGGCCCGGGCGGACCCGGCGGTCCGCCGCCCGAGGACGAGGACAACTCCGGTCCCGGCCGCGGTCGCGGTGGTGGCGGCGACGACGACTGA
- a CDS encoding PhzF family phenazine biosynthesis protein has protein sequence MGLFADVVNVFVDSRGQHGNPLGIIWSSDSTRGQEQQIASDLGFSETIFIDDFADGECRARIFTPTRELAFAGHPTVGLAAWLRGSGDDIRTIVVPAGTVRVRAEGDLVFVTAAPEWGPVFDFEQLESPRDVEAVDPAAYGGGIYYVWAWIDERAGHLRARMFGPAIGIPEDEATGAAAIRLAGMLGRDLEITQGHGSQLFTRVVDDGRLVEVGGRTADVGSIEIR, from the coding sequence GTGGGCCTCTTCGCCGATGTCGTGAATGTGTTCGTCGACTCCCGCGGGCAGCATGGCAATCCGCTCGGGATCATCTGGTCATCCGATTCGACCCGCGGCCAGGAGCAGCAGATCGCGAGCGACCTCGGATTCAGCGAGACGATCTTCATCGACGACTTCGCCGACGGCGAGTGCCGCGCGCGGATCTTCACGCCCACGCGCGAGCTCGCCTTCGCGGGGCATCCGACCGTCGGACTCGCCGCGTGGCTGCGCGGGAGCGGCGACGACATCCGCACGATCGTCGTGCCTGCGGGAACGGTGCGCGTGCGCGCCGAGGGCGATCTCGTCTTCGTCACGGCCGCGCCGGAGTGGGGGCCGGTGTTCGACTTCGAGCAGCTCGAGTCGCCGCGGGATGTCGAAGCTGTCGACCCGGCCGCGTACGGCGGCGGGATCTACTACGTGTGGGCGTGGATCGACGAGCGGGCGGGCCACCTCCGTGCGCGCATGTTCGGGCCCGCGATCGGCATCCCCGAGGACGAGGCGACCGGCGCCGCGGCGATCCGCCTCGCGGGAATGCTCGGCCGCGACCTCGAGATCACTCAGGGCCACGGATCCCAGCTGTTCACGCGAGTGGTCGACGACGGCCGGCTCGTCGAGGTCGGCGGGCGCACGGCGGACGTCGGGAGCATCGAGATCCGCTGA
- a CDS encoding cupin domain-containing protein encodes MSDYQVTQIGALDQWRGHFGGFVESRSRDGRRVVDHELTMQYIGLTANALVPGEEAGYWHKHDRIEELYVFLEGLGQMGLDDVVVDVEPGSVVRVGQGVWRTWRARPDSPGELRWLCIRAGGEELPHLPNDSSRDPERPMPWVN; translated from the coding sequence GTGAGCGACTACCAAGTGACCCAGATCGGAGCACTCGACCAATGGCGCGGCCACTTCGGCGGGTTCGTCGAGTCGCGGTCGCGCGACGGGCGCCGCGTCGTCGATCACGAGCTCACGATGCAGTACATCGGGCTCACCGCGAACGCGCTCGTCCCGGGTGAAGAGGCGGGGTACTGGCACAAGCACGATCGCATCGAGGAGCTCTACGTGTTCCTCGAAGGCCTCGGGCAGATGGGCCTCGACGACGTCGTCGTCGACGTGGAGCCGGGCTCGGTCGTGCGCGTCGGGCAGGGGGTGTGGCGCACGTGGCGGGCGCGGCCCGACAGCCCGGGCGAGCTGCGGTGGCTGTGCATCCGCGCCGGCGGCGAGGAGCTGCCGCACCTGCCGAACGACAGCTCGCGCGATCCCGAGCGCCCGATGCCCTGGGTCAACTGA
- a CDS encoding YihY/virulence factor BrkB family protein, protein MSEPRHEEPADRKQERAPHPEDPRKPDSPTDVKKRSWGYILKKTYREFLDDQATDLAAALTYYAVLAVFPALLAIVSIIGLFSDPETTVQAMLDFLAGMLPPDSLAIIEEPLSNLARSPSAGLAFVVGIVGALWSASGYVTAFSRAMNRVYEIDEGRPFWKLRPAMLGITVIGIVAAVIAAALVALSGPVAEQVGSALGLSDVAVAVWDVAKWIIVAFLAVAIVAILYYATPNVKQPKFRWMSLGALVALVTWAAASVGFGFYVLNFSSYQATYGVIGGVIVFLLWVWISNLALLFGAELDAEVERGRQLQAGIEAEEAIQLPPRDTRVSEKRQKKREEEIADGRRLRETEGGSERESDDELVSGRRDQ, encoded by the coding sequence CGAGGAGCCCGCCGACCGCAAGCAGGAGCGCGCGCCGCATCCGGAGGATCCCCGCAAGCCAGACAGCCCCACCGACGTGAAGAAGCGCTCGTGGGGCTACATCCTCAAGAAGACGTACCGTGAGTTCCTCGACGACCAGGCGACCGATCTCGCGGCCGCGCTCACGTACTACGCCGTGCTGGCGGTGTTCCCGGCGCTGCTCGCGATCGTCTCGATCATCGGCCTGTTCTCGGATCCCGAGACGACGGTTCAGGCGATGCTCGACTTCCTCGCCGGGATGCTGCCGCCCGACTCCCTCGCGATCATCGAGGAGCCGCTCTCGAACCTCGCGCGGTCGCCCTCGGCCGGTCTCGCCTTCGTCGTCGGAATCGTGGGCGCGCTGTGGTCCGCCTCCGGCTATGTCACCGCATTCTCGCGCGCGATGAACCGCGTGTACGAGATCGACGAGGGCCGCCCCTTCTGGAAGCTCCGGCCCGCGATGCTCGGCATCACGGTCATCGGCATCGTCGCCGCCGTCATCGCCGCCGCGCTCGTCGCCCTCTCGGGACCGGTCGCCGAGCAGGTCGGCTCCGCGCTCGGTCTGAGCGACGTCGCCGTCGCGGTCTGGGACGTCGCGAAGTGGATCATCGTGGCGTTCCTCGCCGTCGCGATCGTCGCGATCCTCTACTACGCCACTCCGAACGTGAAGCAGCCGAAGTTCCGCTGGATGAGCCTCGGCGCGCTCGTCGCGCTCGTGACGTGGGCCGCGGCATCCGTCGGCTTCGGCTTCTACGTGCTCAACTTCTCGAGCTACCAGGCGACCTACGGCGTCATCGGCGGTGTCATCGTCTTCCTGCTGTGGGTGTGGATCTCGAACCTCGCCCTGCTGTTCGGCGCGGAGCTCGACGCCGAGGTCGAGCGCGGTCGGCAGCTGCAGGCCGGCATCGAGGCCGAGGAGGCGATCCAGCTCCCGCCGCGCGACACGCGTGTCAGCGAGAAGCGCCAGAAGAAGCGCGAGGAGGAGATCGCGGACGGCCGGCGTCTGCGCGAGACGGAGGGCGGGTCGGAGCGCGAGAGCGACGACGAGCTCGTCAGCGGCCGTCGAGATCAGTGA
- a CDS encoding CsbD family protein, with protein sequence MGLDDKIQNAAQDAAGKAKEAVGKGTDDERLEAEGQADQTKANLKKAGENVKDAFK encoded by the coding sequence ATGGGTCTTGACGACAAGATTCAGAATGCCGCCCAGGACGCCGCCGGCAAGGCGAAGGAAGCTGTCGGAAAGGGCACCGACGACGAGCGCCTCGAGGCTGAGGGTCAGGCCGACCAGACGAAGGCCAACCTGAAGAAGGCCGGCGAGAACGTCAAGGACGCCTTCAAGTAG